The Corvus moneduloides isolate bCorMon1 unplaced genomic scaffold, bCorMon1.pri scaffold_124_arrow_ctg1, whole genome shotgun sequence genome window below encodes:
- the ARHGEF1 gene encoding rho guanine nucleotide exchange factor 1 isoform X3, with amino-acid sequence MEPEEAFNGPPCAGARGPSAAAIIGAEDEDFENDIEPTPEEQNSQFQSLELLRQHPLSLMAFLQHVVLQFDSCPVLCYLHVDMLRRMNPKEGRKQFLEFCHLFLDKAGLLRVPIPHHVQFELERTRPELLSEETQRRFLQDIQNFQEPEISRQLEDFRSKRLMGMTPGEQELSELEGSRARDPSGCESREKQLAEQLLARLEEMHLTISSDEEKSSLIFGAIVTYMKFLGVRTKAGDAKKSKSNFFRKKISGKEPQGKARKGFSLPGAALWGRDAHGAEFRQSKGPESEAEKPPHPERRGPRGAERIEGGSSRPPRGGGGTAGTPDPPTGLAVTVTPPGGDSAEAEPGTDPPGPSELGDPPPEPHPGEQHPAEEGAESERRRLSLEPGGPGGGDPPPFLPRQPEEALPRLEPELEQEPPAWRELAAPDALLRLPQREVRRQEVINELFLTEHAHVRMLRVLLELFYQPMLREGFFDEQELSNIFPSLEDLVEVHTLFLDSLKKLREESGFIIAEIGDVLLARFEGTEGSWFQKISARFCSRQSFALEQLKAKQRKDTRFNLFIQEAESRPRCRRLQLKDIIPTEMQRLTKYPLLLLSITKCTEVAAERAKVEQAAECCRQILNHVNQEVRDMENLMKLKDYQRRLDLSNLKQSTDPLLSEFKNTDITKRTLVHEGPLTWRVTRDKAVEVQVLLLDDLLVLLQRQEERLVLRCHSRALTPAPDGKQMLSPVIRLRSAMTREVATDHKAFYVIISWENGAQIYELVAQSVSERKNWCSIISDTAGSLKLPGSHRAKAARAGGGHGPQGHLDYRDPSENGGGALKEPLPLGEREKDGAVEGTEFGGPPEKREAERGGLGGLPQPPRGPEGGGLAAAALQRVAALRQLLRAGGAHGDPSEQDLGGGSRRGLPRAGAETRGRWGRERRRAPRGGGRRGGPQRPLGDSGGAARGRGSRAEPTPQFGAVPGPSSLAGG; translated from the exons ATGGAGCCGGAGGAGGCTTTTAATGGG CCCCCCTGCGCGGGTGCCCGCGGCCCTTCGGCCGCTGCCATCATCGGCGCCGAGGACGAGGACTTTGAGAACGACATTGAGCCC ACCCCCGAGGAGCAGAACAGCCAAttccagagcctggagctgctgcggCAGCATCCGCTCTCCCTCATGGCCTTCCTGCAGCACGTCGTGCTCCAGTTCGACTCCTGCCCCGTG ctttGCTACTTGCACGTGGACATGCTGCGGAGGATGAACCCCAAGGAGGGCAGGAAGCAATTCCTGGAATTCTGCCACTTGTTCCTGGACAAGGCGGGG CTCCTGCGGGTGCCCATCCCACACCACGTCCAGTTTGAACTGG AACGGACCCGCCCGGAGCTGCTGTCGGAGGAGACCCAGCGGCGATTCCTGCAGGACATCCAGAATTTCCAGGAGCCGGAAATTTCCCGGCAGCTGGAAGACTTCAG ATCGAAGCGGCTGATGGGGATGACGCCgggggagcaggagctgtcgGAGCTGGAGGGGAGCCGCGCCCGGGATCCCTCGGGATGCGAAtccagggagaagcagctggcggagcagctcctggcacgGCTCGAGGAGATGCA CCTCACCATCTCTTCCGATGAGGAAAAAAG ctccctcatctTCGGCGCCATCGTCACCTACATGAAATTCCTGGGGGTGAGGACCAAGGCGGGCGATGccaaaaaatccaaatccaACTTTTTCCGTAAAAAG atttCTGGGAAGGAGCCCCAGGGAAAGGCCCGGAAGGGGTTCAGCCTCCCCGGGGCAGCGCTTTGGGGTCGTGATGCTCATG GTGCCGAGTTCAGGCAAAGCAAAGGCCCCGAGAGTGAAG CCGAGAAGCCCCCCCACCCCGAACGGAGGGGCCCGAGGGGGGCCGAGCGTATTGAGGGGGGGTCTTCCCGCCCCCCCCGCGGTGGGGGGGGCACCGCCGGGACACCTGACCCCCCCACAGGCCTGGCTGTCACTGTGACCCCCCCGGGCGGGGACAGCGCCGAGGCTGAGCCAG GGACAGACCCCCCGGGACCCTCGGAATTGGGGGACCCCCCACCGGAGCCCCAccctggggagcagcacccagcagaggAGGGGGCTGAGAGTGAGAG ACGCCGCCTCAG cctggagccgGGGGGGCCCGGCGGGGGCGACCCCCCGCCCTTTCTGCCTCGGCAGCCTGAGGAGGCTCTGCCGCGCCTGGAGccggagctggagcaggagccgCCGGCCTGGCGGGAGCTCGCGGCCCCCGACGCCCTCCTCAGGCTGCCCCAGCGTGAGGTGCGGCGCCAGGAGGTCATCAACG AGCTGTTCCTGACGGAACACGCGCACGTGCGGATGCTGcgggtgctgctggagctcttcTACCAGCCCATGCTCCGCGAGGGGTTTTTCGACGAGCAGGAGCTCTCCAACATCTTCCCGAGCCTCGAGGACCTTGTGGAGGTTCATA CTTTGTTCCTCGACAGCCTCAAGAAGCTGCGGGAGGAGAGTGGCTTCATCATCGCCGAGATTGGGGACGTGCTGCTGGCcagg tttgAGGGCACCGAGGGCAGCTGGTTCCAGAAGATCTCGGCGCGGTTCTGCAGCCGCCAGAGCTTCgccctggagcagctcaagGCCAAGCAGAGGAAGGACACCAGGTTCAACCTGTTCATCCAG GAGGCCGAGAGCCGCCCGCGGTGCCGGCGGCTGCAGCTCAAGGACATCATTCCCACGGAGATGCAGCGGCTCACCAAGTaccccctgctcctgctcagcatCACCAAATGCACGG AAGTTGCAGCTGAGCGGGCCAAGGTGGAGCAGGCGGCCGAGTGCTGCCGCCAGATCCTCAACCACGTCAACCAGGAGGTCCGGGACATGGAGAACCTCATG AAGCTCAAGGATTACCAGCGGCGCCTCGACCTCTCCAACCTGAAGCAGAGCACGGACCCCCTGCTGAGCGAGTTCAAG aaCACCGACATCACCAAGCGCACCCTGGTGCACGAGGGGCCCCTGACCTGGCGCGTCACCCGCGACAAGGCCGTGG aggtgcaggtgctgctgctggacgatctgctggtgctgctgcagcggCAGGAGGAGCGGCTGGTGCTGCGCTGCCACAGCCGCGCGCTCACCCCCGCGCCCGACGGGAAGCAGATGCTGAGCCCGGTGATCCGCCTGCGCTCGGCCATGACCCGCGAGGTGGCCACAG ACCACAAGGCCTTTTACGTCATCATCAGCTGGGAAAACGGCGCCCAGATTTACGAGCTGGTGGCCCAGAGCGTCTCCGAGAGGAAAAA CTGGTGCAGCATCATCAGTGACACTGCGGGGTCCCTCAAACTGCCGGGGTCCCACCGGGCCAAGGCGGCGCGGGCCGGGGGGGGACATGGCCCCCAGGGCCACCTGGA tTACCGGGACCCCTCTGAAAATGGTGGGGGGGCCCTGAAGGAACCACTACCCCTGGGCG AGCGGGAAAAGGATGGGGCCGTGGAAGGCACTGAATTCGGGGGCCCCCCCGAGAAACGTGAGGCCGAGAGAGGGGGCCTGGGGGGGCTCCCCCAACCCCCCCGTGGTCCAGAGGGGGGGGGGCTGGCGGCCgctgccctgcagagag TGGCCGCGCTGCGGCAGCTGCTGCGGGCGGGGGGGGCCCACGGGGACCCCTCcgagcaggatttggggggggggtcccggcgcGGCCTCCCCCGAGCAGGAGCGGAGACACGCGGGAGATGGGGCCGAGAGCGACGGCGAGCGCCCCGAGGGGGGGGCCGcag GGGCGGCCCCCAGCGGCCCCTGGGGGACTCCGGGGGTGCTGCCCGAGGCAGGGGGTCCCGAGCAGAGCCCACCCCCCAATTTGGGGCTGTCCCCGGgcccagcagcctggctgggggctga
- the ARHGEF1 gene encoding rho guanine nucleotide exchange factor 1 isoform X5 translates to MEPEEAFNGPPCAGARGPSAAAIIGAEDEDFENDIEPTPEEQNSQFQSLELLRQHPLSLMAFLQHVVLQFDSCPVLCYLHVDMLRRMNPKEGRKQFLEFCHLFLDKAGLLRVPIPHHVQFELERTRPELLSEETQRRFLQDIQNFQEPEISRQLEDFRSKRLMGMTPGEQELSELEGSRARDPSGCESREKQLAEQLLARLEEMHLTISSDEEKSSLIFGAIVTYMKFLGVRTKAGDAKKSKSNFFRKKISGKEPQGKARKGFSLPGAALWGRDAHGAEFRQSKGPESEAEKPPHPERRGPRGAERIEGGSSRPPRGGGGTAGTPDPPTGLAVTVTPPGGDSAEAEPGTDPPGPSELGDPPPEPHPGEQHPAEEGAESERRRLRIPGKLGRSESLRVPERRRSQKMGGGRQHPPRSRSNADLQGPPPTLEPGGPGGGDPPPFLPRQPEEALPRLEPELEQEPPAWRELAAPDALLRLPQREVRRQEVINELFLTEHAHVRMLRVLLELFYQPMLREGFFDEQELSNIFPSLEDLVEVHTLFLDSLKKLREESGFIIAEIGDVLLARFEGTEGSWFQKISARFCSRQSFALEQLKAKQRKDTRFNLFIQEAESRPRCRRLQLKDIIPTEMQRLTKYPLLLLSITKCTEVAAERAKVEQAAECCRQILNHVNQEVRDMENLMKLKDYQRRLDLSNLKQSTDPLLSEFKNTDITKRTLVHEGPLTWRVTRDKAVEVQVLLLDDLLVLLQRQEERLVLRCHSRALTPAPDGKQMLSPVIRLRSAMTREVATDHKAFYVIISWENGAQIYELVAQSVSERKNWCSIISDTAGSLKLPGSHRAKAARAGGGHGPQGHLDYRDPSENGGGALKEPLPLGGLFWGCPWGVSARVPPRAGKGWGRGRH, encoded by the exons ATGGAGCCGGAGGAGGCTTTTAATGGG CCCCCCTGCGCGGGTGCCCGCGGCCCTTCGGCCGCTGCCATCATCGGCGCCGAGGACGAGGACTTTGAGAACGACATTGAGCCC ACCCCCGAGGAGCAGAACAGCCAAttccagagcctggagctgctgcggCAGCATCCGCTCTCCCTCATGGCCTTCCTGCAGCACGTCGTGCTCCAGTTCGACTCCTGCCCCGTG ctttGCTACTTGCACGTGGACATGCTGCGGAGGATGAACCCCAAGGAGGGCAGGAAGCAATTCCTGGAATTCTGCCACTTGTTCCTGGACAAGGCGGGG CTCCTGCGGGTGCCCATCCCACACCACGTCCAGTTTGAACTGG AACGGACCCGCCCGGAGCTGCTGTCGGAGGAGACCCAGCGGCGATTCCTGCAGGACATCCAGAATTTCCAGGAGCCGGAAATTTCCCGGCAGCTGGAAGACTTCAG ATCGAAGCGGCTGATGGGGATGACGCCgggggagcaggagctgtcgGAGCTGGAGGGGAGCCGCGCCCGGGATCCCTCGGGATGCGAAtccagggagaagcagctggcggagcagctcctggcacgGCTCGAGGAGATGCA CCTCACCATCTCTTCCGATGAGGAAAAAAG ctccctcatctTCGGCGCCATCGTCACCTACATGAAATTCCTGGGGGTGAGGACCAAGGCGGGCGATGccaaaaaatccaaatccaACTTTTTCCGTAAAAAG atttCTGGGAAGGAGCCCCAGGGAAAGGCCCGGAAGGGGTTCAGCCTCCCCGGGGCAGCGCTTTGGGGTCGTGATGCTCATG GTGCCGAGTTCAGGCAAAGCAAAGGCCCCGAGAGTGAAG CCGAGAAGCCCCCCCACCCCGAACGGAGGGGCCCGAGGGGGGCCGAGCGTATTGAGGGGGGGTCTTCCCGCCCCCCCCGCGGTGGGGGGGGCACCGCCGGGACACCTGACCCCCCCACAGGCCTGGCTGTCACTGTGACCCCCCCGGGCGGGGACAGCGCCGAGGCTGAGCCAG GGACAGACCCCCCGGGACCCTCGGAATTGGGGGACCCCCCACCGGAGCCCCAccctggggagcagcacccagcagaggAGGGGGCTGAGAGTGAGAG ACGCCGCCTCAG GATTCCCGGGAAATTGGGGCGCTCCGAGAGCCTCCGGGTGCCCGAGCGACGCCGCTCCCAAAAAATGGGGGGGGGTCGCCAGCACCCCCCCCGCTCCCGCAGCAACGCCGACCtgcagggacccccccccaC cctggagccgGGGGGGCCCGGCGGGGGCGACCCCCCGCCCTTTCTGCCTCGGCAGCCTGAGGAGGCTCTGCCGCGCCTGGAGccggagctggagcaggagccgCCGGCCTGGCGGGAGCTCGCGGCCCCCGACGCCCTCCTCAGGCTGCCCCAGCGTGAGGTGCGGCGCCAGGAGGTCATCAACG AGCTGTTCCTGACGGAACACGCGCACGTGCGGATGCTGcgggtgctgctggagctcttcTACCAGCCCATGCTCCGCGAGGGGTTTTTCGACGAGCAGGAGCTCTCCAACATCTTCCCGAGCCTCGAGGACCTTGTGGAGGTTCATA CTTTGTTCCTCGACAGCCTCAAGAAGCTGCGGGAGGAGAGTGGCTTCATCATCGCCGAGATTGGGGACGTGCTGCTGGCcagg tttgAGGGCACCGAGGGCAGCTGGTTCCAGAAGATCTCGGCGCGGTTCTGCAGCCGCCAGAGCTTCgccctggagcagctcaagGCCAAGCAGAGGAAGGACACCAGGTTCAACCTGTTCATCCAG GAGGCCGAGAGCCGCCCGCGGTGCCGGCGGCTGCAGCTCAAGGACATCATTCCCACGGAGATGCAGCGGCTCACCAAGTaccccctgctcctgctcagcatCACCAAATGCACGG AAGTTGCAGCTGAGCGGGCCAAGGTGGAGCAGGCGGCCGAGTGCTGCCGCCAGATCCTCAACCACGTCAACCAGGAGGTCCGGGACATGGAGAACCTCATG AAGCTCAAGGATTACCAGCGGCGCCTCGACCTCTCCAACCTGAAGCAGAGCACGGACCCCCTGCTGAGCGAGTTCAAG aaCACCGACATCACCAAGCGCACCCTGGTGCACGAGGGGCCCCTGACCTGGCGCGTCACCCGCGACAAGGCCGTGG aggtgcaggtgctgctgctggacgatctgctggtgctgctgcagcggCAGGAGGAGCGGCTGGTGCTGCGCTGCCACAGCCGCGCGCTCACCCCCGCGCCCGACGGGAAGCAGATGCTGAGCCCGGTGATCCGCCTGCGCTCGGCCATGACCCGCGAGGTGGCCACAG ACCACAAGGCCTTTTACGTCATCATCAGCTGGGAAAACGGCGCCCAGATTTACGAGCTGGTGGCCCAGAGCGTCTCCGAGAGGAAAAA CTGGTGCAGCATCATCAGTGACACTGCGGGGTCCCTCAAACTGCCGGGGTCCCACCGGGCCAAGGCGGCGCGGGCCGGGGGGGGACATGGCCCCCAGGGCCACCTGGA tTACCGGGACCCCTCTGAAAATGGTGGGGGGGCCCTGAAGGAACCACTACCCCTGGGCG ggttgttttgggggtgtccctggggggtCTCAGCCCGTGTCCCCCCCAGAGCGGGAAAAGGATGGGGCCGTGGAAGGCACTGA
- the ARHGEF1 gene encoding rho guanine nucleotide exchange factor 1 isoform X6 translates to MEPEEAFNGPPCAGARGPSAAAIIGAEDEDFENDIEPTPEEQNSQFQSLELLRQHPLSLMAFLQHVVLQFDSCPVLCYLHVDMLRRMNPKEGRKQFLEFCHLFLDKAGLLRVPIPHHVQFELERTRPELLSEETQRRFLQDIQNFQEPEISRQLEDFRSKRLMGMTPGEQELSELEGSRARDPSGCESREKQLAEQLLARLEEMHLTISSDEEKSSLIFGAIVTYMKFLGVRTKAGDAKKSKSNFFRKKISGKEPQGKARKGFSLPGAALWGRDAHGAEFRQSKGPESEAEKPPHPERRGPRGAERIEGGSSRPPRGGGGTAGTPDPPTGLAVTVTPPGGDSAEAEPGTDPPGPSELGDPPPEPHPGEQHPAEEGAESERRRLRIPGKLGRSESLRVPERRRSQKMGGGRQHPPRSRSNADLQGPPPTLEPGGPGGGDPPPFLPRQPEEALPRLEPELEQEPPAWRELAAPDALLRLPQREVRRQEVINELFLTEHAHVRMLRVLLELFYQPMLREGFFDEQELSNIFPSLEDLVEVHTLFLDSLKKLREESGFIIAEIGDVLLARFEGTEGSWFQKISARFCSRQSFALEQLKAKQRKDTRFNLFIQEAESRPRCRRLQLKDIIPTEMQRLTKYPLLLLSITKCTEVAAERAKVEQAAECCRQILNHVNQEVRDMENLMKLKDYQRRLDLSNLKQSTDPLLSEFKNTDITKRTLVHEGPLTWRVTRDKAVEVQVLLLDDLLVLLQRQEERLVLRCHSRALTPAPDGKQMLSPVIRLRSAMTREVATDHKAFYVIISWENGAQIYELVAQSVSERKNWCSIISDTAGSLKLPGSHRAKAARAGGGHGPQGHLDYRDPSENGGGALKEPLPLGETQKAQKN, encoded by the exons ATGGAGCCGGAGGAGGCTTTTAATGGG CCCCCCTGCGCGGGTGCCCGCGGCCCTTCGGCCGCTGCCATCATCGGCGCCGAGGACGAGGACTTTGAGAACGACATTGAGCCC ACCCCCGAGGAGCAGAACAGCCAAttccagagcctggagctgctgcggCAGCATCCGCTCTCCCTCATGGCCTTCCTGCAGCACGTCGTGCTCCAGTTCGACTCCTGCCCCGTG ctttGCTACTTGCACGTGGACATGCTGCGGAGGATGAACCCCAAGGAGGGCAGGAAGCAATTCCTGGAATTCTGCCACTTGTTCCTGGACAAGGCGGGG CTCCTGCGGGTGCCCATCCCACACCACGTCCAGTTTGAACTGG AACGGACCCGCCCGGAGCTGCTGTCGGAGGAGACCCAGCGGCGATTCCTGCAGGACATCCAGAATTTCCAGGAGCCGGAAATTTCCCGGCAGCTGGAAGACTTCAG ATCGAAGCGGCTGATGGGGATGACGCCgggggagcaggagctgtcgGAGCTGGAGGGGAGCCGCGCCCGGGATCCCTCGGGATGCGAAtccagggagaagcagctggcggagcagctcctggcacgGCTCGAGGAGATGCA CCTCACCATCTCTTCCGATGAGGAAAAAAG ctccctcatctTCGGCGCCATCGTCACCTACATGAAATTCCTGGGGGTGAGGACCAAGGCGGGCGATGccaaaaaatccaaatccaACTTTTTCCGTAAAAAG atttCTGGGAAGGAGCCCCAGGGAAAGGCCCGGAAGGGGTTCAGCCTCCCCGGGGCAGCGCTTTGGGGTCGTGATGCTCATG GTGCCGAGTTCAGGCAAAGCAAAGGCCCCGAGAGTGAAG CCGAGAAGCCCCCCCACCCCGAACGGAGGGGCCCGAGGGGGGCCGAGCGTATTGAGGGGGGGTCTTCCCGCCCCCCCCGCGGTGGGGGGGGCACCGCCGGGACACCTGACCCCCCCACAGGCCTGGCTGTCACTGTGACCCCCCCGGGCGGGGACAGCGCCGAGGCTGAGCCAG GGACAGACCCCCCGGGACCCTCGGAATTGGGGGACCCCCCACCGGAGCCCCAccctggggagcagcacccagcagaggAGGGGGCTGAGAGTGAGAG ACGCCGCCTCAG GATTCCCGGGAAATTGGGGCGCTCCGAGAGCCTCCGGGTGCCCGAGCGACGCCGCTCCCAAAAAATGGGGGGGGGTCGCCAGCACCCCCCCCGCTCCCGCAGCAACGCCGACCtgcagggacccccccccaC cctggagccgGGGGGGCCCGGCGGGGGCGACCCCCCGCCCTTTCTGCCTCGGCAGCCTGAGGAGGCTCTGCCGCGCCTGGAGccggagctggagcaggagccgCCGGCCTGGCGGGAGCTCGCGGCCCCCGACGCCCTCCTCAGGCTGCCCCAGCGTGAGGTGCGGCGCCAGGAGGTCATCAACG AGCTGTTCCTGACGGAACACGCGCACGTGCGGATGCTGcgggtgctgctggagctcttcTACCAGCCCATGCTCCGCGAGGGGTTTTTCGACGAGCAGGAGCTCTCCAACATCTTCCCGAGCCTCGAGGACCTTGTGGAGGTTCATA CTTTGTTCCTCGACAGCCTCAAGAAGCTGCGGGAGGAGAGTGGCTTCATCATCGCCGAGATTGGGGACGTGCTGCTGGCcagg tttgAGGGCACCGAGGGCAGCTGGTTCCAGAAGATCTCGGCGCGGTTCTGCAGCCGCCAGAGCTTCgccctggagcagctcaagGCCAAGCAGAGGAAGGACACCAGGTTCAACCTGTTCATCCAG GAGGCCGAGAGCCGCCCGCGGTGCCGGCGGCTGCAGCTCAAGGACATCATTCCCACGGAGATGCAGCGGCTCACCAAGTaccccctgctcctgctcagcatCACCAAATGCACGG AAGTTGCAGCTGAGCGGGCCAAGGTGGAGCAGGCGGCCGAGTGCTGCCGCCAGATCCTCAACCACGTCAACCAGGAGGTCCGGGACATGGAGAACCTCATG AAGCTCAAGGATTACCAGCGGCGCCTCGACCTCTCCAACCTGAAGCAGAGCACGGACCCCCTGCTGAGCGAGTTCAAG aaCACCGACATCACCAAGCGCACCCTGGTGCACGAGGGGCCCCTGACCTGGCGCGTCACCCGCGACAAGGCCGTGG aggtgcaggtgctgctgctggacgatctgctggtgctgctgcagcggCAGGAGGAGCGGCTGGTGCTGCGCTGCCACAGCCGCGCGCTCACCCCCGCGCCCGACGGGAAGCAGATGCTGAGCCCGGTGATCCGCCTGCGCTCGGCCATGACCCGCGAGGTGGCCACAG ACCACAAGGCCTTTTACGTCATCATCAGCTGGGAAAACGGCGCCCAGATTTACGAGCTGGTGGCCCAGAGCGTCTCCGAGAGGAAAAA CTGGTGCAGCATCATCAGTGACACTGCGGGGTCCCTCAAACTGCCGGGGTCCCACCGGGCCAAGGCGGCGCGGGCCGGGGGGGGACATGGCCCCCAGGGCCACCTGGA tTACCGGGACCCCTCTGAAAATGGTGGGGGGGCCCTGAAGGAACCACTACCCCTGGGCG AGACCCAAAAAGCCCAGAAAAACTGA